The Actinomycetota bacterium DNA segment AACACTCGATGATGTTATTGCCGTCGACGATGACACCGGGTATGGCGTAGGCGTGTGCCCGCTCGGCCACATCCGAGAGCTTCATCTCCTTATAGGGCGGGGTGGAGTAGGCAAAGCCGTTGTTTATTACTATAAATACGACCGGCAGGTTGAGCACTGACGCGATATTGAGCGATTCGTGAAAATCTCCCCTCGAAGTCGCGCCCTCGCCGCAGAGGGGCATCGCGACCCGTTTCTCACCGCGCAGCTTAAAGGCGAGCGCGGCGCCGGTCGCGACGGGGTAGAAGTCGGGGAGCATGCTCACGGTCGCAAAGAGCCCCCGCTTAAGGTCGCCCTGGTAGTTGGCTTCACCTTTGCCGCGCGTCAAACTGTTGGCGCGGGCGTAATGGTTGGTAAATACCTCTTTTGCCGTGAGCCCCTGCGGTAGCTGCGAAATCATGTCGCGGTGTGTCGGCGCCAGTACGTCGCCTTGCTCCAGCGCGTACGATGCCCCGACCTCGATGGCTTCTTGTCCGCGTCCGAGATAAATCGCCCCGGGTAACTTGCCGCCCTTATATTCCAGTTCGAGCCGCTCTTCTATCGCGCGCCCGAGCCGCATAAAGTAATACATCTCCCGCAGCTCTTTGGCGCCCGGCTCGATTGGTTTTACATCCATCTGTCACCTCGCTCTATGCTTAGCTTTTAGCTCTCCGAGCATGTATTGCTCGAACGCAATGCTTCTAAGTCATGGCTCTAGCCCTGATAAACTTAGCCCTGGTAGACAACGCAAAAGCTCAAGATTTAGTTATGCTTCTCAGCCCTAAAGGGCTGAGCTACGATACTTAGCGCTTGCCACCCTAGAGCGCATGCAAAGGTTTTCCGGCCAGTTTTAGCGCGGCCTCGCCAATCGCCTCCGTAAACGTCGGGTGCGGGTGGAGAAATTGCGCTAAGTCGGCCACGGTCGCTTCCCAGTTTGTGATGAGCATCGCTTCGGGAATCAGGTTTATGACGTCGGGCCCGATAAGATGGACGCCTATCAGCGGCCCGTCTTTTTCGGATACGATTTTTATATATCCGGTATCATCCTTGGCAATCGCCGAGCGCGGCAGCGCCTGGAAGGGAAGTTCGACCACGTCTATGTCGTAACCGGCTTCCCGCGCCTCTTCTTCGGTGTAGCCGACTTTGGCTATTTCCGGGTAGCCGAAGGTATATATAGGTATCTGCTTGAGGTTTAGCGTTGGTGGGTTTAGGCCCGCTATAGTCTCGGCCGCATGGATGCCCTCGGCGAACGCATAGTTTGCGAACTGGGGGTTATGGGTTACGTCGCCCACCGCGTAGATATTCTCGACGGTCGTTCGCATGGAGTCGCCGGCCGTGATAAAGCCGTCCCGCGTCTCGATTCCAAGCGATTCGATATCGACGGCGCTGGTATTAGCGGTTCGGCCGACGGTCACCAGGAGCTTGTCCGAGAGTATGGTTTGGCGCGCCCCGTCTTTGTCGGAAACCTCTATCGAGACGCCGCCGCCGATTATTTGGGCTTCCTCGATTCCTACACCGGTATGTATCGCTATGCCGCGTTTCGCAAACGCTTTTTCCAAGTGTTTTGAGATAACGGGCTCGTCGCGCGGCAAAAGGCGCGGCTGCATCTCTATTATGGAGACCTCGGTCCCGAACGAGCGGAAGAGGGAGGCGAACTCGATTCCGTAAGCCCCGCCGCCGATTATCGTGACGGACCTGGGAAGTTCGGTGACTTCAAGCGCGTCGGTAGTGTTCATGATGAGGCCGTTGTCTCCTTGGAGCACCGGTATGTTCCGCGGCATCGAGCCGGTCGCGATGATAATATCGCGGGCGCGAAGGGAATCGATGCCCGCGTCGCCTTCTATTTTGAGCACGCCGGGCTCCGTAAGCCGCGCCGACGCGCTTATCACCTCGACACCTCTATTTTTAAGGAGGGAATTCAAGCCCGTAAAGAGGCGCTTTATCGCGACATTCTTGGCTGTTTGGACCGCCTTCCAGTCAAACGAAACGCCGTCGACGGTGATGCCGAACTTGCCGGCGCGTCCGATGCTTTCAAGCATATTGGCGCATTGGAGCAGGCTGGTCGCGGGGATACAGCCGCGGTGCAGGCACGCT contains these protein-coding regions:
- the lpdA gene encoding dihydrolipoyl dehydrogenase, with the protein product MSATVYDIAVIGGGPGGYSAALRAAQLGLKVALIEKDKVGGACLHRGCIPATSLLQCANMLESIGRAGKFGITVDGVSFDWKAVQTAKNVAIKRLFTGLNSLLKNRGVEVISASARLTEPGVLKIEGDAGIDSLRARDIIIATGSMPRNIPVLQGDNGLIMNTTDALEVTELPRSVTIIGGGAYGIEFASLFRSFGTEVSIIEMQPRLLPRDEPVISKHLEKAFAKRGIAIHTGVGIEEAQIIGGGVSIEVSDKDGARQTILSDKLLVTVGRTANTSAVDIESLGIETRDGFITAGDSMRTTVENIYAVGDVTHNPQFANYAFAEGIHAAETIAGLNPPTLNLKQIPIYTFGYPEIAKVGYTEEEAREAGYDIDVVELPFQALPRSAIAKDDTGYIKIVSEKDGPLIGVHLIGPDVINLIPEAMLITNWEATVADLAQFLHPHPTFTEAIGEAALKLAGKPLHAL
- a CDS encoding thiamine pyrophosphate-dependent dehydrogenase E1 component subunit alpha; amino-acid sequence: MDVKPIEPGAKELREMYYFMRLGRAIEERLELEYKGGKLPGAIYLGRGQEAIEVGASYALEQGDVLAPTHRDMISQLPQGLTAKEVFTNHYARANSLTRGKGEANYQGDLKRGLFATVSMLPDFYPVATGAALAFKLRGEKRVAMPLCGEGATSRGDFHESLNIASVLNLPVVFIVINNGFAYSTPPYKEMKLSDVAERAHAYAIPGVIVDGNNIIECYLEVKKAVERARDGGGPTLIEAKTLRMRGHAGHDAAKYMSKELIEEWAQKDPVERFEKHLANQGLLDEAGIKEMTGRVTQEVAEALKFAEESPYPEGREAVTDVYRE